The Hippea jasoniae genome includes a window with the following:
- a CDS encoding SDR family oxidoreductase: MAKTALITGASSGIGLAVAKKFAQNNINLVLVARRLERLMQIKDELEKNYNVRVLPVQLDVRKRDDVFEYLSHLPDDFSDIDILINNAGLAAGLSFFQEGDVDDWEVMIDTNIKGLLYVTRAILPKMVEKNYGTIVNIASIAGHETYPRGNVYCATKAAVKHLSKALRMDVLGYDIRVISIDPGMVETEFSIVRFKGDKEKAKKVYENIKPLTAEDVAEAVFFSVNLPQHVCVEDMVLMPTQQASSILNIKNYKNF; this comes from the coding sequence ATGGCTAAAACCGCATTAATTACTGGTGCATCAAGCGGTATCGGACTTGCTGTGGCTAAAAAATTTGCTCAAAACAACATAAACCTTGTCTTGGTTGCAAGAAGGCTTGAAAGGCTTATGCAAATCAAAGATGAACTTGAAAAAAACTACAATGTCAGGGTTTTGCCAGTTCAGCTTGATGTAAGAAAAAGGGATGATGTATTTGAGTATCTATCCCATTTGCCAGATGATTTTTCAGATATCGATATTCTTATAAACAACGCAGGGCTTGCCGCTGGCTTGAGTTTTTTTCAGGAAGGTGATGTGGATGACTGGGAGGTTATGATCGACACAAACATAAAGGGTTTGCTCTATGTCACAAGGGCAATTTTACCAAAAATGGTAGAGAAAAATTACGGGACAATTGTCAACATAGCATCAATTGCAGGTCATGAAACCTATCCAAGAGGCAATGTTTACTGTGCTACCAAAGCAGCCGTCAAACATCTATCAAAAGCCTTAAGGATGGATGTTTTAGGTTATGATATCAGGGTTATAAGCATCGACCCTGGTATGGTGGAGACAGAGTTTTCTATAGTAAGATTCAAAGGCGACAAAGAAAAGGCAAAAAAGGTTTATGAGAATATAAAACCTCTAACGGCAGAGGATGTAGCAGAGGCAGTTTTTTTCAGTGTAAATCTACCGCAGCATGTCTGTGTGGAGGATATGGTTTTAATGCCTACACAGCAGGCAAGCTCTATTTTGAACATAAAAAACTACAAAAATTTCTAA
- a CDS encoding diguanylate cyclase — protein sequence MKKFKWQLEMINWFEKASFKTRILITYIIGLLIIGITGYGYFFFSQLNAMDKQINNQRKLLMREYKDMAKTAVEVASNIITVSQNLALEGKISPQAAKELAIDNINTVKYGRVGYVWCITTDGVLLVDPPKPELIGKNIFKLNKMPYVSLKNVIEQLRLKNGSYIEYKWFYPGIDNRLFLKISYVKVIPSLNWIIGSGFYLKEINDQLNILKEKEEKQLIESFIESLIPGILSSAISLIILYLLIVKMMKSVEDVAKISEKLLEGEASIEMQLPVISRGAIGKLITNTNAYIEHTSRMLKLKELLELADNEEQIFDLIKELLDEFNIENYNIYTNRDGKLIKVISKGVIPCNYSALEYAQKGVVVEKQCNQACTYLCYPIISNKNVVAAVELTLDKTKESMRLKKLLNRYFQSMAHNINIKKLTASLKELSLHDNLTGLYNRRFLEETLQTLTASAKRHSFNIAVAMLDLDDFKKINDTYGHVAGDKVLKAFAEHLKEHFKRGSDLIIRYGGEEFLVLIQDIDDDEVFGLLEGFRKSIEQERIKYNNHTIKITTSIGYAMVPRDTEDIYEAIELADKALYIAKSKGKNMVVRYREEKNG from the coding sequence ATGAAGAAATTCAAGTGGCAATTAGAAATGATCAATTGGTTTGAAAAAGCATCATTTAAAACACGAATACTGATAACATACATCATAGGGCTTTTGATCATCGGTATCACAGGATACGGATATTTTTTCTTCTCACAGCTCAACGCTATGGATAAACAGATAAACAACCAAAGAAAACTACTTATGCGAGAGTATAAAGATATGGCAAAAACAGCCGTTGAGGTTGCAAGTAATATAATAACCGTATCTCAAAATTTAGCTTTGGAGGGAAAAATATCACCACAAGCTGCAAAAGAATTAGCAATAGATAACATCAATACAGTCAAATACGGCAGGGTTGGGTATGTGTGGTGTATAACTACAGATGGCGTTTTATTGGTTGACCCTCCCAAACCTGAGCTAATCGGCAAAAATATATTTAAATTAAACAAAATGCCGTATGTATCTTTGAAAAATGTAATAGAGCAGCTAAGATTAAAAAATGGCTCTTACATTGAATATAAATGGTTCTATCCCGGGATAGACAATAGGTTGTTTTTAAAGATATCTTATGTCAAGGTCATACCATCGCTTAACTGGATAATAGGCAGCGGCTTTTATCTAAAAGAGATAAACGATCAACTTAACATCCTAAAGGAAAAAGAAGAAAAACAGCTCATAGAAAGTTTTATAGAAAGCTTAATTCCTGGCATACTCTCATCAGCAATATCGCTTATTATCCTCTATCTATTGATCGTAAAGATGATGAAATCTGTTGAAGATGTTGCAAAGATATCGGAAAAACTCTTAGAGGGTGAGGCAAGCATCGAGATGCAGCTGCCTGTAATCTCAAGGGGTGCAATAGGAAAACTCATTACAAACACAAACGCATACATAGAGCACACATCCCGCATGCTTAAGCTTAAAGAATTATTGGAGTTAGCCGATAATGAGGAGCAAATCTTTGATCTGATAAAAGAGTTATTGGACGAATTTAATATAGAAAATTACAACATATATACTAATAGAGATGGTAAATTGATAAAAGTTATTTCAAAAGGTGTAATCCCCTGCAACTACTCAGCTTTAGAATATGCTCAAAAAGGCGTTGTTGTTGAAAAGCAGTGCAATCAAGCATGCACTTACCTTTGCTATCCCATTATATCAAACAAAAATGTCGTTGCAGCAGTAGAGTTAACGCTTGATAAGACCAAAGAAAGCATGCGGTTAAAAAAGCTGCTTAACAGATATTTTCAGAGTATGGCTCATAACATCAACATAAAAAAACTTACAGCATCACTTAAGGAGCTATCGCTTCACGATAACCTAACGGGACTTTACAACAGAAGATTTTTAGAAGAAACACTCCAAACATTAACGGCATCGGCAAAAAGGCACTCGTTTAATATCGCAGTTGCTATGTTAGACCTTGATGATTTCAAAAAGATAAACGACACCTATGGTCATGTTGCAGGCGATAAGGTTTTAAAGGCTTTTGCTGAGCATCTAAAAGAGCATTTCAAACGCGGTTCAGACTTAATAATCAGATATGGAGGTGAGGAGTTTTTGGTTTTAATACAAGATATAGACGATGATGAGGTGTTTGGTTTGCTTGAAGGGTTTAGAAAATCGATAGAACAGGAAAGAATAAAATACAACAACCACACAATAAAGATTACAACAAGCATTGGATATGCGATGGTTCCAAGGGATACAGAGGATATATACGAAGCTATTGAACTTGCAGACAAAGCGCTTTATATTGCTAAAAGCAAAGGTAAAAATATGGTAGTAAGATACAGGGAGGAAAAAAATGGCTAA
- a CDS encoding GntR family transcriptional regulator, protein MSEIDKFFIKHEIIKLKLIEQVIENPSAKLPPARVIAKENDVSELTVKKVEKELATKGYLKSNKKGGTRASIKFAKQQIAAFITAKETFRGIVENLLKEGFSSEDVMALIYDVLSKIKDISSNLIYTERDENIAIFAKRELEDALKLKIVFKPYETLRVELSNRMLQNKIIAVPFFCSPPLEELSYDGVKIIPLRAKHPLEGFSQAGDIPFNSRVFYIAASKMDKENSISIYQDILRRKFKLYIYTQDEIIANKHLLGFADIVVGYKWIIRANSYIFKQVRRVVEVDRIDDKEGVKLLSYYIERMLEEQSGTDRR, encoded by the coding sequence ATGTCAGAGATTGATAAATTCTTTATCAAACATGAAATTATAAAATTAAAATTAATCGAGCAGGTTATAGAAAATCCATCAGCAAAGCTGCCACCTGCAAGGGTTATTGCTAAGGAAAATGATGTTAGTGAATTAACGGTTAAAAAGGTTGAAAAGGAGCTTGCCACAAAGGGTTATCTGAAAAGCAATAAAAAGGGTGGCACAAGGGCATCAATAAAATTTGCTAAACAGCAGATAGCTGCATTTATTACAGCCAAAGAGACATTCAGAGGTATTGTTGAGAATCTTCTTAAAGAGGGTTTTTCTTCTGAGGATGTAATGGCTTTAATCTACGATGTTTTGAGTAAGATTAAGGATATATCATCAAACCTGATCTATACAGAAAGGGACGAAAATATAGCAATTTTTGCCAAAAGAGAGCTTGAAGATGCCTTAAAGCTGAAAATTGTTTTTAAACCGTATGAGACTTTGAGGGTTGAGCTTTCAAATAGAATGCTACAGAATAAAATTATTGCTGTGCCGTTTTTCTGCTCACCACCCCTTGAAGAACTAAGCTACGATGGTGTCAAAATCATTCCTCTAAGGGCAAAACATCCGCTTGAGGGGTTTAGCCAGGCAGGTGATATACCGTTTAACAGCAGGGTGTTTTATATAGCAGCATCAAAGATGGATAAGGAAAATTCAATATCTATCTATCAGGATATTTTAAGGCGAAAATTTAAACTATACATTTATACGCAGGATGAAATTATAGCCAATAAACATCTGCTTGGTTTTGCAGATATTGTTGTTGGATATAAATGGATTATCAGGGCAAATAGCTACATATTCAAACAGGTTAGGCGTGTTGTTGAGGTAGATAGAATCGATGATAAAGAGGGCGTTAAGCTTTTGAGCTATTACATTGAAAGAATGCTGGAGGAGCAAAGTGGAACTGATAGGCGTTGA
- a CDS encoding hydantoinase/oxoprolinase family protein, with protein MELIGVDTGGTFTDFIYKTEDGKWGVYKVLSTPSNPAEAVLEGIKKIAKSEQFKVIHGSTVATNAILERKGAYTALVINKGFEDIIEIGRQNRTRLYDLFYKRNKPLVPPELRFGVDCRINSNGEIVKDIDDKDLDDLIKKIEDSKAESVAVCFLFSYLNPDHEVKVRNVIKRLGLPVSLSSQILPEFREFERASTVIINAYVSPKMKRYIQSLIDELGDNELRIMQSNGGSISAETAMEESVRTILSGPAGGAVGALEIGRLAGFEKLITFDMGGTSTDVSLIDGKLPLTYESQIAGFPVKVPMIDIHTVGAGGGSIAYIDSGGSLKVGPESAGADPGPICYGKGEKITVTDANLFLGRLVPEFFLGGGMRLDRDRLDIYFTEMAKRLSMDEIELAEGILTVANASMEKAIRVISVDKGYDPREFTLFSFGGAGGMHAAFLARLLHIPKVFVPLNPGILSAIGMLLSDVIKDYSITVMIKSDETNYEKLSDLFEPLKNKGVEDLTKEGFEKDSIKLECYLDMRYLGQSYEITVPFETDYVERFHNLHEMNYGYCDKTKRVEVVNLRVRAIGSPEKPEFAKIQKGEHILKDAIAGYRDVVFDGKFHRATIYNRDKLLAGNVVEGPAIVVEYSSTIVIPPFARAKVDDYGNLIVDIEGE; from the coding sequence GTGGAACTGATAGGCGTTGACACGGGCGGGACATTTACAGATTTTATCTATAAAACCGAGGATGGCAAATGGGGTGTATATAAAGTTTTATCCACACCTTCCAATCCGGCTGAAGCTGTGCTTGAAGGGATAAAAAAAATCGCAAAGAGTGAACAATTTAAGGTTATTCATGGCTCCACGGTTGCCACAAATGCTATCCTTGAAAGAAAGGGTGCCTATACCGCACTTGTTATAAACAAAGGTTTTGAGGATATAATTGAAATCGGCAGACAGAATAGAACGAGGCTATATGATCTGTTTTATAAGAGAAATAAACCGCTTGTGCCGCCTGAGTTGAGATTTGGCGTTGATTGCAGAATTAACTCAAATGGCGAAATTGTTAAAGATATCGACGATAAAGACTTAGATGACCTTATAAAAAAAATAGAAGACTCAAAGGCTGAGTCGGTAGCTGTTTGCTTTTTATTTTCCTACTTAAACCCCGACCATGAAGTTAAGGTAAGAAATGTTATAAAACGGTTGGGTTTGCCTGTTTCTTTATCCTCTCAGATTTTACCAGAGTTCAGGGAGTTTGAAAGGGCAAGTACAGTTATAATAAACGCCTATGTTTCCCCAAAAATGAAACGATACATCCAGAGCTTGATCGATGAGCTTGGTGATAATGAGTTGAGGATTATGCAATCAAATGGCGGCAGTATCTCTGCTGAAACGGCAATGGAGGAGTCGGTCAGAACAATTCTTTCAGGCCCTGCAGGTGGCGCTGTAGGGGCTTTGGAGATTGGCAGACTCGCAGGTTTTGAAAAGCTTATAACATTTGATATGGGTGGAACAAGCACCGATGTATCGTTAATTGATGGCAAACTTCCTTTAACATACGAATCTCAGATTGCCGGTTTCCCCGTTAAAGTACCCATGATAGATATTCATACAGTTGGTGCTGGCGGTGGTTCTATCGCATATATCGATAGCGGCGGTTCGCTAAAAGTGGGACCAGAAAGTGCAGGAGCTGATCCGGGTCCAATCTGTTATGGAAAGGGTGAGAAAATCACAGTAACCGACGCAAACCTTTTCCTTGGCAGACTTGTTCCTGAGTTTTTCTTAGGCGGCGGAATGAGGCTTGATAGAGATAGACTGGATATATACTTTACTGAAATGGCAAAGAGATTATCGATGGATGAAATAGAGCTTGCAGAAGGCATTCTAACCGTTGCCAATGCATCGATGGAAAAGGCAATCAGGGTGATCTCTGTTGATAAAGGCTACGATCCGCGTGAATTTACTCTGTTTTCGTTTGGCGGTGCTGGTGGTATGCATGCGGCTTTTCTGGCAAGACTGTTGCATATACCAAAGGTTTTCGTGCCCTTGAATCCGGGTATTTTATCTGCAATTGGAATGCTACTGTCTGATGTGATTAAGGATTACTCAATCACTGTAATGATAAAAAGCGATGAAACAAATTATGAGAAGCTGTCTGATTTATTTGAGCCTTTAAAGAATAAAGGTGTTGAGGATTTAACAAAAGAAGGTTTTGAAAAAGACAGTATAAAGCTTGAGTGCTATCTTGATATGCGCTATCTGGGTCAATCTTATGAGATTACAGTACCGTTTGAAACAGATTATGTTGAAAGATTTCACAATTTACATGAAATGAACTACGGATATTGTGATAAAACAAAACGGGTTGAGGTTGTTAATTTAAGGGTTAGAGCCATAGGCAGCCCTGAAAAACCTGAATTTGCCAAAATTCAAAAGGGCGAGCATATTTTAAAGGATGCTATAGCCGGATATAGAGATGTTGTGTTTGATGGAAAATTCCACCGTGCAACGATTTATAATCGTGATAAGCTGTTAGCGGGTAATGTTGTTGAAGGTCCTGCAATTGTGGTGGAGTATTCATCGACTATTGTGATTCCTCCATTTGCAAGGGCAAAGGTTGACGACTACGGCAATCTAATCGTTGATATAGAGGGGGAATAG
- a CDS encoding hydantoinase B/oxoprolinase family protein has protein sequence MKVNPIMLEVFKNKLSSVAEEMGVALNRTAFSPNIKERRDFSCAVFNKEGDMIAQAAHIPVHLGSMPMSVKAAIEEIDIKRGDMVILNDPFKGGTHLPDITIVAGVFVDGHDKPVFYVANRAHHADVGGMSSGSMPLSTNIFQEGVIIPPMKLVEAGRINESVMKLILNNVRTPYEREGDFKAQIMANMTGIKRMEEIIDKYTLEKVIFYADELINYSERIMRKTILEIPDGSYSFVDFLDDDGISKKDIRIELNLTVDGDKAVLDFSNSDKQVEGSINAVYAITLSACLYVFRSLVDEDIPTNTGCLRPIELITKKGSIVDAVFPAAVAGGNVETSQRIVDVILGALAKAIPEKIPAASQGTMNNIAIGGVDPFSNEPFAYYETLGGGMGASPVSHGESAIHSHMTNTLNTPIEALEYTYPFVVKSYGIRKNSGGRGKFVGGDGLIKEIELLGGAEVTVISERRRLSPYGLKGGEDGARGNNLIISGGVVKQMPPKFSAKLKKGDVLRIETPGGGGYFRFKG, from the coding sequence ATGAAAGTCAATCCAATAATGCTTGAAGTGTTTAAAAATAAATTGAGCTCTGTGGCTGAGGAGATGGGTGTTGCCTTAAACAGAACGGCGTTTTCTCCAAATATCAAAGAGCGCAGGGATTTTTCATGTGCTGTGTTTAACAAAGAAGGCGATATGATTGCTCAGGCTGCCCATATTCCCGTTCATCTTGGTTCAATGCCTATGTCTGTAAAGGCAGCGATTGAGGAGATTGATATAAAAAGGGGCGATATGGTTATTTTAAACGACCCCTTCAAAGGAGGCACGCATCTGCCCGATATCACGATAGTAGCCGGTGTTTTTGTTGATGGCCATGATAAGCCTGTATTTTATGTGGCCAACAGAGCCCATCATGCCGATGTGGGTGGTATGAGTTCTGGCTCAATGCCTCTATCAACCAATATTTTTCAGGAAGGTGTTATTATTCCCCCAATGAAGCTGGTTGAAGCAGGCAGGATAAACGAAAGCGTGATGAAACTGATTCTTAATAATGTCAGGACGCCGTATGAGCGTGAGGGTGATTTTAAAGCCCAGATTATGGCAAACATGACAGGTATCAAGCGGATGGAGGAGATAATCGATAAATATACGCTTGAAAAGGTGATTTTTTATGCAGATGAGCTTATCAACTATTCAGAGAGAATAATGAGAAAAACGATTCTTGAAATACCTGATGGCAGTTATTCGTTTGTGGACTTTTTAGATGATGATGGTATATCAAAGAAGGATATAAGGATTGAGTTGAATCTCACAGTCGATGGTGATAAAGCTGTGCTTGATTTTTCCAATAGTGATAAACAGGTTGAGGGTAGCATAAACGCTGTTTATGCCATTACGCTTTCTGCATGCCTGTATGTGTTTAGATCTTTGGTTGATGAGGATATACCGACAAATACGGGTTGTCTAAGACCGATTGAGCTTATAACAAAAAAGGGTAGTATTGTAGATGCTGTATTTCCTGCAGCGGTGGCAGGTGGAAATGTTGAAACATCTCAAAGGATCGTTGATGTGATTTTGGGTGCCCTTGCAAAGGCGATACCAGAAAAAATTCCTGCTGCCAGTCAGGGAACGATGAACAATATAGCCATAGGTGGTGTTGATCCATTCAGCAATGAGCCGTTTGCCTATTATGAGACGCTGGGTGGAGGTATGGGTGCATCACCTGTATCGCACGGGGAAAGCGCTATTCACTCACACATGACAAACACGCTGAATACTCCCATTGAAGCTTTGGAATACACATATCCGTTTGTTGTTAAGTCATACGGCATAAGGAAAAATTCAGGAGGCAGAGGCAAATTTGTTGGTGGTGATGGTCTGATTAAAGAGATTGAGCTATTGGGTGGAGCTGAGGTTACCGTGATCTCAGAGCGCAGAAGGCTTTCGCCCTACGGTTTAAAAGGGGGAGAAGATGGTGCAAGGGGCAATAATCTGATTATTTCTGGTGGTGTGGTGAAACAGATGCCGCCAAAGTTTTCTGCAAAGCTCAAAAAGGGTGATGTTTTGAGGATAGAAACACCCGGCGGCGGTGGCTATTTTAGGTTTAAAGGATAA
- a CDS encoding TRAP transporter substrate-binding protein — protein MKRVVGLFVALLFVAFAFSAKADVFKMNLNAIYGPKSIHTLGAMKFAKLVKKYTHGQVVITVYPGGSLGFKGPELLRVVRDGQVPMSDILMGVVSGSEHVFGISSLPRLVKSYKEAWKLYQACKPLYEKAALKWHQKFLYAAPWPPSGLVTKKMIKTKTDLKGIKIRTYDRNGAEFLRLLGANAVSMPWGDVYQALRTNLINGVLTSAESTKNGKFWEVLKYFEPINYAYPLNMVTINLDYWNALTPAQKKAMLRAAKETEKAQWAYSERINSEDLKIIKEHGMKVVKPTKEFENQMDAAAKVLIDEFLKKASPQEKKIIEGFVGK, from the coding sequence ATGAAAAGGGTAGTGGGTTTATTTGTAGCATTGCTGTTTGTGGCTTTTGCGTTTTCTGCAAAGGCGGATGTCTTTAAGATGAACCTCAATGCAATCTATGGGCCAAAAAGCATCCACACATTGGGCGCCATGAAATTTGCAAAGCTGGTTAAAAAGTACACCCATGGACAGGTAGTAATTACCGTTTACCCCGGTGGTAGTCTGGGATTTAAAGGCCCTGAGCTTTTGAGGGTTGTGCGGGATGGTCAGGTGCCTATGTCTGATATCCTGATGGGTGTTGTATCAGGCAGCGAACATGTATTTGGCATAAGCTCCCTTCCAAGGCTTGTAAAATCCTACAAAGAGGCATGGAAACTCTATCAAGCATGCAAACCGCTTTATGAAAAAGCTGCTCTTAAGTGGCATCAAAAATTCCTCTATGCTGCACCATGGCCTCCCAGTGGTCTTGTAACAAAGAAAATGATTAAAACAAAAACAGACCTTAAGGGTATTAAAATCAGAACATACGATAGAAACGGTGCAGAGTTTTTAAGATTACTGGGTGCAAATGCTGTGTCTATGCCGTGGGGAGATGTTTATCAGGCTTTGAGAACCAACCTTATAAACGGTGTGTTAACAAGTGCTGAATCAACAAAAAACGGTAAATTCTGGGAGGTTTTGAAGTATTTTGAGCCGATTAATTATGCATATCCTCTAAATATGGTAACAATAAACCTTGATTACTGGAATGCTTTGACGCCTGCTCAGAAAAAGGCTATGCTAAGAGCCGCAAAAGAAACAGAAAAAGCCCAGTGGGCCTACTCTGAGAGAATCAACAGCGAGGATTTAAAGATTATTAAAGAGCATGGTATGAAAGTTGTAAAACCAACAAAAGAGTTTGAAAACCAGATGGATGCTGCAGCTAAGGTATTAATTGATGAGTTCTTAAAGAAAGCCTCACCGCAGGAGAAAAAAATCATCGAGGGGTTTGTTGGTAAATAA
- a CDS encoding TRAP transporter small permease subunit, with amino-acid sequence MEKIISWIDRLSDYAAYLSGLLLIVIVLLILANVSLMTFFNKSIMITDEYSAYMFAAFVMFGLAYTLKAKGHIRINVLTSRLPNSIKRFFEIFAIVIAMVLTAFMFYYAILMVKQAYIYQMRSDTVAQTLLWIPQLCLPIGFFSLLLQLIAEFFKVIK; translated from the coding sequence ATGGAAAAGATAATAAGCTGGATAGATAGGTTAAGCGATTATGCTGCCTATCTGTCTGGCTTGCTTTTAATTGTTATAGTTCTTTTGATCCTTGCCAATGTTTCATTGATGACTTTTTTCAATAAATCGATAATGATTACAGATGAATATTCGGCATATATGTTTGCTGCCTTTGTTATGTTTGGTCTTGCCTATACTTTAAAAGCCAAAGGTCACATAAGAATCAATGTTTTAACATCAAGACTGCCTAATAGCATAAAAAGATTTTTTGAGATTTTTGCAATTGTAATAGCCATGGTTTTAACAGCATTTATGTTTTATTATGCCATTTTGATGGTAAAACAGGCCTATATTTACCAGATGCGGTCAGATACGGTGGCTCAAACGCTTCTGTGGATTCCGCAGTTGTGCTTACCTATAGGCTTTTTTAGCCTGCTTTTACAGTTGATAGCAGAGTTTTTTAAGGTGATAAAATGA
- a CDS encoding TRAP transporter large permease: protein MISDPMILLIFMIAALFFFLLSGLWIGFSLFATGVAVMLAYKFTLPPTISIWSKIGGLIVNSSWNSLDSWSLVALPLFVFMGEILYHTDISNRLFNGLLPWFSKIPGKLLHLNVVACSLFAAVSGSSAATTATVGKITLAELRKRGYSKSLSVGSLAGAGTLGFLIPPSLIMIIYGVMSNVSIGKLFMAGVIPGLLLGGLYSLYIAIAAIVKPSIVPKDEEKFTLKDKIGSLKDIAPVFTLILIVLGSIYLGFATPVEAAALGVVFSSLMAVIFKTMNIKNMSVAIKNTIKTTVMIAFIMMGAAFLSQVAGFSGITRALSMYVAQSHLTPYQLLAIVGVMYLFLGAILDGVSMVVMTTPIILPIMQQAGFEPLWFGIFLVIMVELAQITPPVGFSLFVIEGISDENVANIIKYSFPFFLIMIFVVAILAAFPQIVYFLPAHMIK, encoded by the coding sequence ATGATTTCAGATCCGATGATACTATTGATTTTTATGATAGCTGCCTTGTTTTTCTTTTTATTGAGTGGTCTGTGGATCGGTTTTTCTTTGTTTGCCACAGGCGTTGCTGTTATGCTTGCATACAAATTTACACTGCCGCCCACAATATCGATCTGGTCAAAAATCGGTGGTCTGATTGTTAATTCCTCATGGAACAGCCTTGATTCCTGGTCTTTGGTGGCCTTGCCTTTGTTTGTTTTTATGGGTGAGATTTTGTATCACACAGATATTTCAAACAGGCTGTTTAACGGCCTTTTGCCGTGGTTTTCAAAGATTCCTGGCAAGCTTTTGCATCTAAATGTTGTTGCCTGTTCTTTATTTGCTGCAGTTTCAGGTTCATCTGCTGCAACCACTGCAACGGTTGGTAAAATAACGCTTGCTGAGTTAAGAAAAAGGGGATATTCAAAGAGTTTATCGGTTGGATCTTTGGCTGGTGCTGGAACGCTTGGTTTTTTGATTCCTCCAAGTCTTATTATGATTATCTACGGTGTTATGAGTAATGTTTCTATAGGCAAACTGTTTATGGCTGGTGTGATTCCGGGGCTTCTGCTTGGTGGTTTATACTCGCTGTATATTGCTATTGCTGCGATAGTTAAACCTTCTATTGTGCCCAAAGATGAAGAGAAATTTACATTAAAGGATAAAATTGGATCTTTAAAGGATATTGCACCTGTATTTACATTGATTTTGATTGTGCTTGGCAGTATCTATCTGGGTTTTGCAACACCTGTTGAGGCAGCTGCACTGGGCGTTGTGTTTTCTTCTTTGATGGCTGTAATATTTAAAACAATGAATATTAAAAATATGTCTGTGGCCATAAAAAACACCATAAAAACCACCGTTATGATTGCATTTATCATGATGGGAGCAGCATTTCTATCTCAGGTTGCAGGTTTTAGCGGCATAACACGTGCCCTGAGTATGTATGTGGCTCAGTCTCATCTTACACCTTATCAATTGCTTGCGATTGTGGGTGTGATGTATCTGTTTTTAGGCGCTATTTTGGATGGTGTGTCTATGGTTGTTATGACAACACCTATAATTTTGCCGATAATGCAGCAGGCTGGTTTTGAGCCTCTCTGGTTTGGCATATTCCTTGTCATAATGGTTGAACTTGCCCAGATTACGCCACCTGTTGGGTTTTCGTTGTTTGTTATTGAAGGGATCTCTGATGAGAATGTTGCAAATATCATCAAATACAGCTTTCCTTTTTTTCTGATTATGATTTTTGTTGTTGCAATTCTGGCTGCCTTTCCCCAAATTGTTTACTTTTTGCCTGCTCATATGATAAAATAA
- a CDS encoding SIR2 family NAD-dependent protein deacylase: MDRLSEAKALIKETEKDKIVVFSGAGISIASGIPPFRGKDGLWSKYDPTVFDIDFFLTQPAKSWHYIKEIFYSYLLKDVKPNAAHYAVAKLGCPVITQNIDGLHQAAGSKEVVEFHGTAETLVCVDCKKRYNRKEVNLNVEIPRCRCGGILKPDFVFFKEPIPQHAFDRSIELAENCKVMIVVGTTGEIMPASRIPYLAKRHGAKIIEVNVAASNFTYEITDIFLKGKAEEILPLLVEE; encoded by the coding sequence ATGGACAGATTGAGTGAGGCAAAAGCATTAATAAAAGAAACAGAAAAAGATAAAATAGTTGTTTTTTCTGGTGCGGGAATTTCGATTGCAAGCGGTATCCCTCCATTTAGAGGCAAGGATGGACTGTGGAGCAAATACGACCCAACTGTGTTTGATATTGACTTTTTCTTAACCCAGCCTGCCAAAAGCTGGCATTACATCAAAGAGATTTTTTATAGTTATCTTTTGAAGGATGTTAAACCCAATGCGGCTCATTATGCCGTTGCAAAACTTGGCTGTCCTGTTATCACACAAAACATAGATGGTCTGCATCAGGCTGCAGGCTCAAAAGAGGTTGTTGAGTTCCACGGCACAGCTGAAACGCTTGTCTGTGTTGATTGCAAGAAACGCTACAACCGCAAAGAGGTTAATCTAAATGTAGAAATTCCCAGATGTAGATGCGGTGGTATTTTGAAGCCTGATTTTGTGTTTTTCAAAGAGCCTATACCTCAGCATGCGTTTGATCGTTCCATAGAGCTTGCTGAAAACTGTAAGGTAATGATTGTTGTAGGAACAACGGGAGAGATTATGCCAGCAAGCAGGATTCCTTACCTTGCCAAAAGACACGGTGCTAAAATTATAGAGGTTAATGTTGCTGCATCCAATTTCACATACGAGATAACAGATATTTTTCTTAAAGGCAAAGCAGAAGAAATTTTACCTTTACTTGTTGAGGAGTAG